From the Geobacter sp. genome, the window CAAGAACATTGCCGACCTGCGCCAGAAGGTGGCCGACCTGGAAACGGAGAACGGCCGGTTGAAGCAGGAGATCGCCACGCTCCAGAAGGCCAAGGAGGAAAAGGTCCAGGAGGTGAGCAAGACCTATGAGCAGTTGATGGACAAGATGAAAAACGAGATCTCCCAGGGGCAGGTCACCATCTCCGAACTCAAGGGGAAGCTGACCGTCAACATGGTTGACGCGATCCTGTTCGATCTCGGCAAGGCCGAGGTCAAGCCCGAGGGTCTGGTGGTCCTGCAGAAGGTGGTCGATATCCTCAAAGGGGTGCAGGACAAGGCGATCAGGATCGAGGGGCACACGGACAACAACCCGATCGTCGGCAACCTGGCCAAAAAGTATCCGACCAACTGGGAACTGTCGGCGGCCAGGGCCATCAATGTCACGCGCTATCTGCAGCAGCAGGGGATCGATCCGCTCAATCTGGCGGCGGTGGCCTACGGCGAGTACAAGCCGGTTGCCGACAATGACACTCGCGAGGGGCAGGCAAAGAACCGCTGCATCGAGATCATTCTGGTGGCCAAGGACTGATGACCCGCAAGAAGGGAAAAACGGTCAAGGCAAAGGCCAAGGAGTTCTCTGCACGGCCCTTTTCCGCCATCAAGGGGCTGCAGGTGGAACAGGCTGCTCCGCCTGCACCTGCTCCACTTGTCCCCGCGAAAGGCGTGGAGAAGAGCGAGTTGGACGACGATGCCCTGTTCCTTCGGGAGATGGCCGGTCTGAAACGGGTCAGGCCGGCAGGTACGGGGGAGATGGAGAGGAGGAAGGCTCCGGCCCCTGACGGGCCGGTATCGCCCCAGGTCCCGGTGGAGGAGCGCAGGCTCTTCCTGGATACGGTGAAGAGCCTCAAGCTCGATGTCCGCTTTTCCGACGAACTTCCGCCGGGTGAAAAGGGGGGGCGCCGGGTTGCCGTCAACCGGCTTCGCCAGCTGCAGCGGGGGCTCATCCGCATCGACCTGGAACTTGACCTGCACGGTCTGACCCGTGAAGAGGCGCTGCAGAGCCTGGCCGCCTTCATTGGCGGTGCTTACCGGCGGGGGCAGCAGGCCGTGCTGGTGATCACCGGCAAGGGGAACAATTCGCCCGCCGAACCGGTGCTCCTGACCGCAGTTGCAGGCTGGCTGCGCGAACAGGGGAAGGGAATGGTGGCCGAATTTGCTCCTGCGCCGCGCCAGTTGGGAGGCGAAGGCGCCTACGTGGTCTTTCTGAAGGCAGTGAAAAAAGAAGCGTAAAACGACAGGAGGGGATATGGATCGACGCGCATTCCTGAAAACCGCTGGCTTGGCGACTCTTGCCGCGCAACTGTCGCCACAGGAACTGTTGGCAGCACCGGGGCCGGTGGTGGCGATCGCCGAGGGGAAGGACTATGCCCGGATCACCCGCGAGGCGGTCGGAGCGCTGGGAGGGATGAAACGTTTCGTCAAGAAGAACGACGTGGTGGTGGTGAAGCCGAACATGGGCTGGGACCGGAATGCGTCCCAGGGGGCGAACACCCATCCCCAGGTGGTGCGTGCCCTGGTGGAAGAGGCCCTTGCCGCTGGGGCGAAGCGGGTCAAGGTCTTCGACCGGACCTGCAACGACGAGCGACGCTGCTACGTCAACAGCGGCATAGAACCGATTCTGAAGGGGCTGAAAAACGTTGAGGTCAAATACCTGGAGGACGAGCGCTTCAAGAAGGTGACCTTGAACGGCAAGGCCCTCCGGGAGTGGGAGCTGTATGGCGAGGCGCTTTCCGCCGACGTCTACATCAATGTGCCGGTGGCGAAACACCACGGCTTGGCGAAACTGACCCT encodes:
- a CDS encoding DUF362 domain-containing protein: MDRRAFLKTAGLATLAAQLSPQELLAAPGPVVAIAEGKDYARITREAVGALGGMKRFVKKNDVVVVKPNMGWDRNASQGANTHPQVVRALVEEALAAGAKRVKVFDRTCNDERRCYVNSGIEPILKGLKNVEVKYLEDERFKKVTLNGKALREWELYGEALSADVYINVPVAKHHGLAKLTLGLKNVMGIMGGNRGSIHKQIDVALADINAVFKSHLTVIDATRILTAHGPLGGNLKDVKVLNKVIASTDIVAADAYATTLFGMRPEEIPITVAAFKRGIGEMRLDRIRIVKA
- a CDS encoding DNA mismatch repair protein MutS is translated as MTRKKGKTVKAKAKEFSARPFSAIKGLQVEQAAPPAPAPLVPAKGVEKSELDDDALFLREMAGLKRVRPAGTGEMERRKAPAPDGPVSPQVPVEERRLFLDTVKSLKLDVRFSDELPPGEKGGRRVAVNRLRQLQRGLIRIDLELDLHGLTREEALQSLAAFIGGAYRRGQQAVLVITGKGNNSPAEPVLLTAVAGWLREQGKGMVAEFAPAPRQLGGEGAYVVFLKAVKKEA
- a CDS encoding OmpA family protein, encoding MNTLQRLLILVAVLSLALGGCVSSGKYQLKEQEATHLGSELADLKQKYADLTTANDGLKAEIAKLNNNVSTLTSEKERLAADNKDLNDVLKAKSDTLSKNIADLRQKVADLETENGRLKQEIATLQKAKEEKVQEVSKTYEQLMDKMKNEISQGQVTISELKGKLTVNMVDAILFDLGKAEVKPEGLVVLQKVVDILKGVQDKAIRIEGHTDNNPIVGNLAKKYPTNWELSAARAINVTRYLQQQGIDPLNLAAVAYGEYKPVADNDTREGQAKNRCIEIILVAKD